One region of Intestinimonas massiliensis (ex Afouda et al. 2020) genomic DNA includes:
- a CDS encoding cob(I)yrinic acid a,c-diamide adenosyltransferase, translating to MIQIYCGDGKGKTTAAMGLAVRAAGRGNPVVIAQFLKSADSGERLILGKLSGVTLLEIPDEMKFVFAMNEEEKRAERERQTALFEKAAALSELNGAGVLVLDELCSAVSTGMVPLELVTAFLDRRPAELEVVITGRDPAAELERRADYITEMKKRRHPFDQGQAARKGIEW from the coding sequence ATGATCCAGATCTATTGCGGAGACGGCAAGGGTAAGACCACCGCGGCCATGGGCCTGGCGGTCCGGGCGGCGGGCCGGGGCAATCCGGTGGTCATCGCCCAGTTTTTAAAGAGCGCCGACAGCGGAGAACGGCTGATTCTAGGCAAGCTGTCGGGCGTGACCCTGCTGGAGATCCCCGACGAGATGAAGTTCGTCTTTGCCATGAATGAGGAAGAAAAACGGGCCGAGCGGGAGCGGCAGACCGCCCTGTTCGAAAAGGCCGCCGCGCTGTCCGAGCTCAACGGCGCGGGGGTGCTGGTGCTGGACGAGCTGTGCTCTGCCGTCTCCACCGGCATGGTGCCCCTGGAGCTGGTCACCGCCTTTCTGGACCGCCGCCCGGCGGAGCTGGAGGTGGTCATCACCGGCCGGGACCCCGCAGCCGAGCTGGAGCGCCGGGCCGACTACATCACCGAGATGAAAAAGCGCAGACATCCCTTCGACCAGGGCCAGGCGGCCCGAAAAGGAATTGAATGGTAG
- a CDS encoding nitroreductase family protein, with amino-acid sequence MNEILYSLYDRRSVRAFEDQPVAEEQKRMVLDAAAQAPSAGCQQLYTILDITDPALKERLAETCDHQSFIARAPVVLIFCADCLKWFDAYVEAGCTPRQPRAGDLLLAVDDALIAAQNAVVAAQSLGLGSCYIGDIMEQYEEHRRLLKLPAWVFPACMLVLGWPTRQQRERPKPARFAQKHIVHENAYRRMAGPELREMFAGRTGGQSFEAWMSAFCRRKYDSDFSREMSRSVEEYLRDFEEEES; translated from the coding sequence ATGAACGAAATCCTGTACAGCCTGTACGACCGGCGGTCGGTGCGGGCCTTTGAGGACCAGCCGGTGGCGGAGGAGCAGAAGCGGATGGTGCTGGACGCCGCCGCCCAGGCCCCCAGCGCCGGCTGCCAGCAGCTCTATACCATTCTGGACATCACCGACCCGGCCCTCAAGGAGCGGCTGGCCGAGACCTGCGACCACCAGAGCTTCATCGCCCGGGCACCGGTGGTGCTGATCTTCTGTGCCGACTGCCTCAAGTGGTTCGACGCCTATGTGGAGGCGGGCTGCACGCCCCGTCAGCCCCGGGCGGGCGACCTGCTGCTGGCCGTGGACGACGCCCTCATTGCCGCCCAGAACGCTGTGGTAGCCGCCCAGAGCCTGGGGCTGGGGTCCTGCTACATCGGGGACATCATGGAGCAGTACGAAGAGCACCGGCGCCTGCTGAAGCTGCCTGCATGGGTGTTCCCGGCCTGTATGCTGGTGCTGGGCTGGCCCACCCGACAGCAGCGCGAGCGTCCCAAACCGGCGCGGTTTGCACAAAAACACATTGTCCACGAGAACGCCTATCGCCGGATGGCGGGGCCCGAGCTGCGGGAGATGTTCGCCGGACGCACCGGCGGGCAGTCCTTCGAGGCCTGGATGAGCGCTTTTTGTAGGCGGAAATACGACTCGGACTTCTCCCGGGAGATGAGCCGGTCGGTGGAGGAATACCTGAGAGATTTTGAGGAGGAAGAGTCATGA